The following proteins come from a genomic window of Hymenobacter canadensis:
- a CDS encoding glycoside hydrolase family 97 protein, whose product MRQYFWLLLLPAGPAAAQATAPLTVQLDNVRLQVARNAAGQPTYAVQFGAKPVVTTSRLGLALADGPGFDGPLEITGSETKDVDETWNPVWGEVKTIRNHYRQLTVHLRQPQQPGRRLDVVFRVFADGVGFRYEVPRQPGLSYFTVQQELTEFNLPANHKAFWIPGDYDSNEYAYTTSRLSEVDTTPIEAIQQKAAPHRVQTPLMLKSDDGLYVNIHEAALVNYPAMMLDVDPATYGLRSHLVPAATGAAAYLQAPEHTPWRTIVVSDKAPEVLVSKLILNLNEPTKFPTTDWIKPQKFVGVWWEMHVNKASWNYADTSNLKLAGTDWNRLKPNGRHGANTTNVKRYIDFAAQHGLQSVLVEGWNVGWEDWAGNWKEEVFDFVTPYPDFNVTELQQYAAAKGVQLMMHHETSGSVTNYERRQQEAYRFMKEHNYAAVKTGYVGRIIPRGEHHDGQWMVNHYNHTAALLGQNELMVDMHEAVRPTGLHRTYPNWLASEAARGNEFNAWSSGNPPEHETILPFTRLMGGPMDYTPGIFRIKLESWNPAQNKGRQVHTTLAKQLALYVTLYSPVQMAADLPEAYEQHLDAFQFIKDVAVDWDDTRILAAEPGEYITTARKAKGREDWFVGSITDENPRQQTVKLDFLTPGRQYEATIYADAKGASWDKNPEAYQIRKQKVNSKSTLRLQLAAGGGAAISLRPIQ is encoded by the coding sequence ATGCGTCAGTATTTCTGGCTGCTGCTGTTGCCGGCGGGTCCGGCGGCGGCGCAGGCCACCGCCCCGCTTACCGTGCAGCTCGACAACGTGCGCCTGCAGGTGGCCCGCAACGCCGCCGGCCAGCCCACCTACGCCGTGCAGTTCGGCGCGAAACCCGTCGTCACTACCTCCCGGCTGGGCCTGGCGCTGGCCGACGGGCCGGGCTTTGACGGGCCGCTGGAAATCACCGGCTCCGAAACCAAGGACGTGGATGAAACCTGGAACCCAGTGTGGGGCGAGGTCAAAACCATCCGCAACCACTACCGCCAGCTCACGGTGCATCTGCGCCAGCCCCAGCAGCCCGGCCGCCGCCTCGACGTGGTGTTCCGGGTATTTGCCGACGGCGTGGGCTTCCGCTATGAGGTACCCCGGCAGCCCGGCCTGAGCTACTTCACGGTGCAGCAGGAGCTCACCGAGTTCAACCTGCCCGCCAACCACAAGGCCTTCTGGATTCCGGGCGACTACGACTCCAACGAGTACGCCTACACCACCTCCCGCCTGAGTGAGGTGGACACCACCCCCATCGAGGCCATCCAGCAGAAAGCCGCCCCCCACCGCGTGCAGACGCCCCTGATGCTGAAATCGGACGACGGGCTGTACGTGAACATCCACGAGGCGGCCCTGGTGAACTACCCGGCCATGATGCTGGACGTGGACCCCGCCACCTACGGCCTGCGCAGCCACCTGGTGCCCGCCGCCACCGGCGCGGCGGCCTACCTGCAGGCCCCCGAGCACACGCCCTGGCGCACCATCGTGGTGTCGGACAAAGCCCCCGAGGTGCTAGTCAGCAAGCTGATTCTGAACCTGAACGAGCCTACCAAGTTTCCGACCACTGACTGGATCAAGCCCCAGAAATTTGTGGGCGTGTGGTGGGAGATGCACGTGAACAAGGCCAGCTGGAACTACGCCGACACCAGCAACCTCAAGCTGGCCGGCACCGACTGGAACCGCCTCAAGCCCAACGGCCGCCACGGCGCCAACACCACCAACGTGAAGCGCTACATTGACTTCGCGGCCCAGCACGGCCTGCAGAGCGTGCTGGTGGAAGGCTGGAACGTGGGCTGGGAAGATTGGGCCGGCAACTGGAAAGAGGAGGTGTTCGACTTCGTGACGCCCTACCCCGATTTCAACGTGACGGAGCTGCAGCAGTACGCCGCCGCCAAGGGCGTGCAGCTGATGATGCACCACGAAACCTCGGGCTCCGTCACCAACTACGAGCGGCGCCAGCAGGAAGCCTACCGCTTCATGAAGGAGCATAACTACGCGGCCGTGAAAACCGGCTACGTGGGCCGCATCATCCCGCGCGGCGAGCACCACGATGGCCAGTGGATGGTGAATCACTACAACCACACCGCCGCTTTGCTGGGCCAGAACGAGCTGATGGTGGACATGCACGAGGCCGTGCGGCCCACCGGCCTGCACCGCACCTACCCCAACTGGCTGGCTTCGGAAGCGGCCCGCGGCAACGAGTTCAACGCCTGGAGCAGCGGCAACCCGCCCGAGCACGAAACCATTCTGCCTTTCACCCGCCTCATGGGCGGCCCCATGGACTACACGCCCGGCATTTTCCGCATCAAGCTGGAAAGCTGGAACCCCGCCCAAAACAAGGGCCGGCAGGTGCACACCACCCTGGCCAAGCAGCTGGCCCTCTACGTGACGCTCTACAGTCCCGTGCAAATGGCCGCCGACCTGCCCGAAGCCTACGAGCAGCACCTCGACGCCTTCCAGTTTATCAAGGATGTGGCCGTGGACTGGGACGACACCCGCATCCTGGCCGCCGAGCCCGGCGAGTACATCACCACCGCCCGCAAAGCCAAGGGCCGCGAGGACTGGTTTGTGGGCAGCATCACCGACGAAAACCCGCGCCAGCAAACCGTAAAACTCGATTTCCTGACGCCCGGCCGGCAGTACGAGGCTACTATCTACGCCGACGCTAAAGGAGCCAGCTGGGACAAAAACCCTGAAGCCTACCAGATTCGCAAGCAGAAAGTCAACAGCAAATCCACGCTCCGGCTGCAGCTGGCGGCCGGCGGCGGCGCGGCCATCAGTCTCCGGCCGATTCAGTAG
- a CDS encoding alpha-amylase family glycosyl hydrolase, with protein sequence MSLFTNTYRTGLALVLAAGLLGACKSSGSDDPTPAPPTPPTNPGPPPIPQYGTPFAGVPNRQDAVMYQVNMRAFSQTGNFAGVTARLDSIRDLGVNVLYLMPIYPIGTDSKSVNSPYAVKDYRAVNAEFGSLADLRALVDGAHQRNMAVMLDWVANHTSWDNPWITQHPDWYQKNAAGAITPVSNNGTTYNDVAQLDFSNAAMRLEMISALKSWVYTANVDGFRFDYADFQPNDFWKQATDTLRNIKSHKLLLLAEGTRAANFSSGFDYNFGFSWYGGIYQVYKNGASAVSNFDALNNSEYNGASGTQQVVRYITNHDVNGSDGTPVTLFGGKEGAMSAFVVTALYKGVPMIYNGQEAGMSQAIPFPFTSVKVRWGRNPDVKRAYQQLLAARAGSAALRVGTPTPLSTRNVCAFTKTAGSEQAFVVANVRNSPQVYTLPANLANTTWTNALAGGSVTLDAQVSLPAYGYLVLKK encoded by the coding sequence ATGTCACTGTTTACCAATACCTACCGCACCGGCCTGGCCCTTGTACTGGCCGCCGGGCTGCTGGGGGCCTGCAAATCGTCGGGCTCCGACGACCCCACGCCTGCGCCCCCAACACCCCCGACCAACCCAGGCCCGCCGCCAATTCCGCAGTACGGCACGCCCTTCGCGGGCGTGCCCAACCGCCAGGACGCAGTGATGTACCAGGTGAACATGCGCGCCTTCAGCCAGACCGGCAACTTCGCCGGCGTCACGGCCCGGCTTGATTCCATCCGGGATTTGGGCGTGAACGTGCTGTACCTGATGCCGATTTACCCGATTGGCACCGACAGCAAGTCGGTAAACTCGCCCTACGCCGTGAAGGACTACCGCGCGGTAAACGCCGAATTCGGCTCCCTGGCCGACCTGCGGGCGTTGGTAGACGGGGCGCACCAGCGCAACATGGCCGTGATGCTCGACTGGGTGGCCAACCACACCAGCTGGGACAACCCCTGGATTACGCAGCACCCCGACTGGTACCAGAAAAACGCCGCCGGCGCCATCACGCCCGTATCCAACAACGGCACCACCTACAACGACGTGGCCCAGCTGGATTTCAGCAACGCGGCCATGCGCCTGGAAATGATTTCAGCCCTGAAATCGTGGGTGTACACGGCCAACGTGGACGGCTTCCGCTTCGACTACGCCGACTTCCAGCCCAACGACTTCTGGAAGCAGGCCACCGACACGCTGCGCAACATCAAGAGCCACAAGCTGCTGCTGCTGGCCGAAGGCACCCGCGCCGCCAACTTCAGCTCCGGCTTCGACTACAACTTCGGCTTCAGCTGGTACGGCGGCATCTACCAGGTGTATAAGAACGGCGCCAGCGCGGTCAGCAACTTCGACGCCCTCAACAACAGCGAGTATAATGGCGCCTCCGGCACCCAGCAGGTGGTGCGCTACATCACCAACCACGACGTAAACGGCTCCGACGGCACGCCCGTCACCTTGTTCGGCGGCAAGGAAGGCGCCATGTCGGCCTTTGTGGTGACGGCGTTATATAAAGGAGTGCCCATGATCTACAATGGGCAGGAAGCCGGCATGAGCCAGGCCATTCCGTTCCCGTTCACCAGCGTGAAAGTGCGCTGGGGCCGCAACCCCGACGTGAAGCGCGCCTACCAGCAGCTGCTGGCCGCCCGCGCCGGCAGCGCCGCCCTGCGCGTGGGCACCCCCACACCGCTCAGCACCCGCAACGTGTGCGCCTTCACCAAAACGGCCGGCTCCGAGCAGGCGTTTGTGGTAGCCAACGTCCGCAATTCCCCGCAGGTGTACACCCTGCCCGCCAACCTGGCTAACACCACTTGGACCAATGCGCTGGCCGGAGGCTCCGTGACGCTGGACGCCCAGGTTTCGCTGCCGGCCTATGGCTACCTCGTACTTAAGAAATAG
- a CDS encoding DASH family cryptochrome has product MTVLYWLRNDLRLHDNALLTALPPHATTLLPVYCFDPVALGPDPYLELPRTGPHRLPFLLETLTDLQQRYAALGSGIHFVVGRPEDELPALARQVGAEAIWASAEHTTEEWETEDALEAALSPKIPLRFFETLTLLRPQDLPIPVRNLPYSFSKFRFDVFSKMTVRPAEPAPTQLPPLPAGFTPAALPTAAALAAALGQPAPAARPRDRRSALPALGGGETAALARLHDYAVERHLIGRYDDTRNQLLGEAFSTKFSPWLANGSLSARQIWAAIDDYEAVHGARSKGAMQLRLELLWRDYFRLLALRAGADFFRWRGLRDQLPKPTNPDRAVFERWTQGRTGQPFVDANMRELAATGFMSNRGRQNVASYLIHDLHQDWRWGAAWFEHQLIDYDPASNWGNWKYIAGTGTDVRDTAFDVDQQAQRYDRQSRYVRTWQQP; this is encoded by the coding sequence ATGACCGTTCTTTACTGGCTGCGCAACGACCTGCGCCTGCACGACAACGCCTTGCTGACGGCCCTGCCGCCCCACGCCACCACCCTGCTGCCCGTCTACTGCTTCGACCCCGTGGCCCTGGGCCCCGACCCGTATCTGGAGCTGCCCCGCACCGGCCCGCACCGGCTGCCGTTTTTGCTGGAAACCCTCACCGATCTGCAGCAGCGCTACGCGGCCCTGGGCAGCGGCATTCACTTTGTGGTGGGCCGGCCCGAGGACGAGCTGCCCGCCCTGGCCCGGCAGGTAGGCGCTGAGGCCATCTGGGCCAGCGCCGAGCACACCACCGAGGAATGGGAAACCGAAGATGCCCTGGAAGCCGCACTGAGCCCCAAAATACCCCTGCGCTTCTTTGAAACCCTGACGCTGCTGCGCCCCCAGGACCTGCCCATTCCGGTGCGCAACCTGCCCTATTCGTTCAGCAAGTTCCGGTTTGATGTCTTCTCCAAGATGACGGTGCGGCCCGCGGAGCCCGCCCCCACCCAGCTGCCGCCGCTGCCCGCCGGCTTCACGCCGGCCGCGCTGCCTACCGCCGCCGCGCTGGCGGCCGCACTGGGGCAGCCCGCCCCCGCCGCCCGGCCCCGCGACCGACGTTCGGCCCTGCCCGCGCTGGGCGGCGGCGAAACCGCCGCCCTGGCCCGCCTCCACGATTACGCCGTGGAGCGCCACCTCATCGGCCGCTACGACGATACCCGCAACCAGCTGCTGGGTGAGGCGTTCAGCACCAAGTTTTCGCCGTGGCTGGCCAACGGCAGCCTTTCGGCCCGCCAGATCTGGGCCGCCATCGACGACTACGAAGCCGTGCACGGCGCCCGCAGCAAAGGCGCCATGCAGCTGCGCCTGGAGCTGCTGTGGCGCGACTACTTCCGGCTGCTGGCCCTGCGCGCCGGCGCCGACTTCTTCCGCTGGCGCGGCCTGCGCGACCAGCTACCCAAGCCCACCAACCCCGACCGCGCCGTGTTCGAGCGCTGGACCCAGGGCCGCACCGGCCAGCCCTTCGTGGATGCCAACATGCGCGAGCTGGCCGCCACTGGCTTCATGAGCAACCGCGGCCGCCAGAACGTAGCCAGCTACCTCATCCACGACCTGCACCAGGACTGGCGCTGGGGTGCTGCCTGGTTTGAGCACCAGCTCATCGACTATGACCCGGCCTCGAACTGGGGCAACTGGAAATACATTGCCGGCACCGGCACCGACGTGCGCGACACCGCCTTCGACGTGGACCAGCAGGCCCAACGCTACGACCGCCAGAGCCGCTACGTGCGCACTTGGCAGCAGCCATAA